Part of the Passer domesticus isolate bPasDom1 chromosome 8, bPasDom1.hap1, whole genome shotgun sequence genome is shown below.
TAACACTTGTCAGTGCAGGGTGCCTGTCTCTTGAATGCTTCTCGAAGTATTTTTTGGAAATAATGTTGGTGCTACTTCGAAGAAGCTGCCATGGTTGGTTACCCCTTAACAGTGTAAAGTGTAAAGAAGGCAACTTACATGGAAAGTAGCTGTAGCAGCTTGAAGAGGGAAGAAATGGGACCATGTAATCTTTCTGTTGTGCTTCCGGACTTGCTGCAGTTTGCCTTAACCCTGTAATGTCTTTACCCCGCGTAGAGGATCCTGCTGTTGAAACTGCAGAGGAAGCTAAGGAGCCAGCGGAAGCAGATATCAATGAACTCTGCAAAGACATGTTCAGCAAAATGGCCACTTACCTGACAGGTGAACTGACAGGTAAGGCACTGCAATACTGACCGGCAagttcttctttcttttcactttGTTTCAAAGAAATCTGTTGGATAGTTTGTTGAATCTGTAACTATTTCAATTGTGTCTGGTAAGACTGGCAGTCCAAATTTGGCACATTGCTAGGCTGCTGACAACACCGAGATTAGTTATATTAATTTAATGAAGTCTCAGAATAGCACAAATATTTTCCAGAACAATTCAGTGTGATATCAGCagcttaaaaataattctttttcatCTCAATGAAGTTTGTACGTGGAAAGTCAATCTAACAAAAATGGTCTAGGTTAAGACAGAGTAGGAGGGAGGCATCACAGAGAGTGGAGTCATTTTTTTCTTGAGAGCAAGGATCATACATGTTTTCCAACATTTATGCTTTAGAATAAACTGATGTGCAGAATTAACTGGAGCGAAGTAAACTGCTTACCAAGTTAATTGCATAGGCTCTAATTTTGAAATCATTCCTGATTTGCAGACTTGAAGGATATATGGTACAAATTACTAGTCTGGATTTGTGCTATCAATTTTGTAAACATAAGTGTCTGACTGACAGAATTAAGTGTGGAAATATGAGGACTTAgtaaatttttttcaaaaaaagtttAGAAGTAAATTCATCAGTGCAGTTGATTATTGCAATTCACAAAATGTCATCTTTTTGTAGAGTGTATGTTAATAACGTGTATTGCCATCTAAACTGTTGTGCTTCATTTGGCTGTTGGTTTGAAATCTCTTGTCCTCTTGAAGAGTCTTCACACAATTCAAACCACATCacctttaattaaaatatacttttttttttttttttaagccaccAGTGAAGACTACAAACTCTTGGAAAACATGAATAAGCTGACTAGCTTGAAGTACTTAGAAATGAAAGATATTGCTATAAACATCAGTAGAAATCTGAAGGATTTAAACCAAAAATGTAAGTACACCAGATAAGGTAAGGGTGTCATGAATGGTGCACTTGTTTGGGAAATAAAGTATCTTAGAGTCAGAAGGTTCCATTAGTgctgaaggaaagaaaactcacTGATATCGGTGTGCTGCTATGCAATGCCAGTCTTGTATGTTTCTTAACAACTTTAGACTCTGTAGACTACTGTAGGAGAAAATACATCTGAATTTGTGTTTACCTGGTTTACCCCAGACTCTGGATTTGATAGGAATAACATGTATTTTAATTCATGTTCTCTTGTTATTTGTGTTAGAGACTAGACAGTACTTTTAAACAGTTAATATTTTCCTGGAATGTGGCTGTCAAGAGTCACCACTTAATTTTGGGATGGGAGAGGGCATCTTTTGTACTGTCCTATCTGAAGAATGTAATAAATTCTTGTGTTTCAAGTGTGATCTGTTCCTTTGAAGTGCATTACTGAGAACTGACAGATAATGTTTTTATGCTTTTTTAAGATGCTGATCTTCAGCCATATCTGGAACAGATAGACCTAATTGAGGAACAGGTCgcagctctggagcaggcaGCTTATAAATTGGATGCATATTCCAAAAAACTTGGTAACTATCGTCCTCCACTGTTAAGACCTAGCAGCACAGTGCCTTGCAAGaggatttaaaaagaaagaaagaaagtaaaCTCTGTTTTGTTTAACAAacaaactgttttttttttaatctgaggTGCAGAGTTGCCTGTGCTGCTTTTGAGCACAAACATTGTGTGTGAAGTGAAGCATTGGGAAACGATTCGTGTAATGAGTTATGTTATGGTGGACTAGTACAGGTGTTGTTAAACTACTGATTGTTAGTGAGgcttgatttcttttttatggTAGGCACTGACttataatttaaaaacagaTGTTTCACCTTGCAAATTGAGGGATTCATAATGTTCCACCAGACACCCAAGCCCTCTTGgcttaaaataatattattgtCTGACTTAAGCACCAggttcttaaaaaaattattatacaATTATATCTGCCTAAATGCAGTAGAAAAAAGGGATCCTGAATGATACAGTAAATTAGCTTACAGGATGCAAAGCTTTTACCTATCCCGTActaaaatagtatttttccttctgcagaagCCAAGTACAAAAAACTGGAGAAACGATGAAATTAAAATAGTCtgtcagctggagctgggcagcgAATCGGACTGATCCCTGGTTTTGCACAACAGCAATTCTGTATGTTGGCAAGGATTTGGTTTACAGCTGACATGGAGACTGGGACATTTTCCAGCTATTGGTAGGCTGTATTCAGGCTTAAGGCTGAATaatattttcctcttctcaAGGGGTACTGTTGTCTCAGTTCGGCAGTGAAAAGTAGAAGCCTGTCTTTAACTCATGTCGATATTGGCTATATGTGTGTTAGTCCTATTTTCCACATGAAATACTCAGTCTAGGGAAAGTCTTCCATAATCTGTGAAGACATTTTGCCTTAGTAGCAGCAGGACCTAAACTTCAATTTTTCCTTCATTGAGCTCTGTGTTGGGAAGATACCTGGACCTTTGGACTTAATGGGTGGAGTATTGAAAACACTTCATTTTGGTGTCCCCTTTTATCTGTTTGAAATAGAGAGACTAATTACAAATTTACAATAAACTTGCTGCATATATTTCTCTGGAATCTCAAGTTCTGTTGGAAAGATTACACAGgctgtttgtttgattttttttttcaaaggggTGTGTTAATAAAGACAAACTCCTTCAAGCTACTAGGGATGATAGAAGAGAACATGTTTGAAACTCTGCATCAAGTATTCCTGCAATTACATTCTTCGACTGTCTGGACCTCTGGTGAAGTTTCAAGACATAGTATTTTATGACATGCTCAGTTGACTCAGCAGACTCTTTCTCTGCTTCACCAGTGAATTTTGATCCTAGTGGTTTTTGAAGTGGCATGCCTACCACAAAAATGTACTTCTCTACTAGGTTAACAATGTTCCAAATTGCTGATTTGGCAGAGCCCTTTGTACTGAACAGTTATTTGTGCTACTCCAAGGATATTTTTTCTGTACCTGTTAACCTTAAGTAATTGAAGCTGGCTTTTGAGTGAGTTGTAGTTGTAGACAGTACAAGTACTGTATGTAGGAAGGAAGTGGTTCAAACTTGGAGTGTTCAAAAGAATGTCTAGTCAGGTGCTAGTGTGATAAAGACACTTTTCCCTAGTGCTCTTTAAACAGAGTGAAGCAGATGACTTTTGAGAGCCTTCACCATCACTTTGAAAATCCTGGGTTTGAAGTAGAAGCAGCATTTCTGTGCTCGCGGTGTTACCAGGCAGGACcgcagggggacacagggaggcGCCATGCCAGCAGGGAACACCACAGATCCCGCCGGAAAAGGCACAGGACGGACCATGTCCTGTTCCTCTTGGAAAAGTTGCTTTTCTGTGTATACAAAATACAGTGCCATTTTAAAACTACAAGGATGAAAACCTTCAGGGGCTCTGAAGATGGAAATCCTTCTAGCCATGCACTGTCACCAAGTGCTCAGTGTTTTCAGGTAAGAAGTAGTGAATTCCTTCACAAACTCTTGAGTATTCCACCTCCTGGAAGCAAAAATTAGAGAAGGAGTTTGTCCCACAATGGACTTTCTTTTTGAGAGGAAATTTTAGAGATGGACTTCCTGGCTGGCTGGAGGACTGTGTGACAGTGGCATTCCAGTTAGGCTGAGAGCTGACAGCTATGTTCCCAGTTGTGTCTCTGAGTAATTGTTACCCTCCCTGCCTGAGGGACCTCTGTGTTACTGGTAGAGTCCCCACATCATGTCAAGGATGGCAGATCTTGGAGAGCAGCACCATGGAAGAGACATAGGTGTGTGTGAACAGCATTGTACTGGGGAAATGTATAGTCAGTCCAAAAGCAAAGCCACAACTTGGTTACTGCTCAGATGTTTCacctggagaatccctgagaaATTCCAGAGGAGGTACCGGGGAAGATTAAATCTCAGAGTTCTCCTTTGCAGCATTTTCTGGTGGAGTAAGAAAATAGTGGGTTCTTAAAAGGAGGAACAGGAGGGAAGCAGGAAAGGGAGGGCTGATGGATGAGAGTCCAGGGGCAAAGTGTGTCATCAAAATGGTCTGCAAACCACTTTGGAGCTGAAGCAGTTCTTGATGTTGTGGACTGCAGCTGCAAACCAGGGAATGAAAATCAGCCTAACAAATAACAGCTCTTTTAGAAGAAGCAGAAGAGTTCGGTTCCAGAGGAGAATTCTTTTTAGTCCAGCATCTTAAGACAGTTCTGCCCAGCCACACTAACAGGTTATTCTGAAGTCATTCAAGTTTCAGAGCAGTACTTTGTGGAGACACCCACAGTGTTCAGAATCAGGGCACATGGCTTTAGCCCTCCTCTAATCCCAAAGCCCACTTCATACCATGGTGGAGTCTCCAAGCACTGAAGCTGTTTTGCTGATCTGCATTGGCTGCCTCCTTGTCAGCATGAAGGAAGATAACTGCAATAAGAAAGCTGCTCCCTCATTTGTTTTGGCTATTTTAGTCATGACACAGCTAAAGAGGAAGTacagtgttttcttctttttatctgGTGAGGGAATttatttctgtgattctgtggaatTTGTGGCTTTTTGCCTTTGCAATACCATGCTAGTAATGCATAGTATATCTAGTTTATTAATCTTTTAAAGGAAGCAAGTTCAGTCTGTTTCACATAAACAGTTAATGGCATTGTGATAATATTACAGTTCTGTCTTTTCCCACATAATACTGATTCAGTTGTCTGTCTTCACTGTAATCACTATATATTTTACATTGATGGGAATGTGATCAAGACAGCAAATGCCAGCCATTGATCTGTACATATATGCTTGGCAAGTCATATAAActctatttattatttttttctgattgtaACATTGCTGTTAATGATCTTTATATACTTCATAAAATATTGGGAAAGTGCAAGCTGGCATTCATCTAGGAAAAGGTACTTGGGGGGATCCTGGTATTACTTAATTTGtcctttttctccccagtgAACAGCTCTGTAACCACAGTTGGGGTTCTAATGGGTCCCATGGGGTCAGTGCAGCTTTATCCAAAATTAGGATTGGACGTTTATAGATCATTAACCAGCTCATTCTTCAAGCCATAGTACATTTCATATGAGTGAAATGAAGCAGTCAGATGTGTACAGGACTTGAAAGAGATTTTGGAGTATGAGCTTTGTGGACACTGGTTTTTCACTAAAAGATGTTCTGGAATATCAGAAAAACAACAATTCAGTATACTACTTCTTTATTTTGCAGTATAAAGTGTAATTTCACAAACCCTCATTGTAATTACAGAGGACAACCAGTCTGCCCAGTCACTGATAAACTCTATCCCCACCACAGTAGACAGTAAGTATTGGGGAAAGAATTCTATAGATTATCATTATCTAACACAAAAAGCACCTTGTTTCATGTTTGCCTTTACAAATAGATTACAAACAAACTGGAAGTACAGAGAGATACTTCAGGCAGAGTTTTTAAAAACCCTGTAGTACAAGCATCTCTTCCTGGTGGAACCCCTCAGGTGataggaacagcagcagcagggctctcAGAGAGCTAGAGCCTGGCATGTCAGGAGCCAGACAGGAACCACAGCTGGGTGAAGTAGATGCAGAGAAGAATCTGTGTAATTTTGCACAGGGTACTGTGTCCTTCCCTGTGTGATTGTCTACTATGTTACAAGCTGGCTGTGGTGATTATAAAGGCACcatacaattttattttctaagtaCTCTTCTCTCCATAAAGTAGCTACCAAATGGTCTGAGTGTTTCATTCTCAACAGACTGAGGAATGACTGTCATTCAGCCAGAGCACTCATGAGTTTGGGAGCTGGAAACTCTTCACTTGGTTAACGTGGAACAAAAGAGACCTCATAGTGTCTGGGCATATTTGCCAGACTGGTGACTATTGGGCTAATGTCAATGTCTTTGTGATCCACAACAGGCTTCAAAGTAAAGTTCTGCAGGATGGATGTTAAAAATATGAATATCTCCATCCGGGCCAGACCTTCTCCTGCACAGATGCGTTTTCCtacaaccaaaaaaaagaaaaaaaaaaaaacaaaaaaaagaggtCACAGTGGAGTATTTGCTGATAACTGATTTTAGCCACAGTTCCATGAAAATTTAGACATCTCAGAATGCAGAGGCAGCACTACAGTATTTTGGGGAAGCATGAATGAAACTAGGAACTAAAGGTCTAGAACAACAAGAGCGCTAAGTAGTTTGGAGGCTCTGGTTGCTCAagttctgctgctgtttgatGGTTTGAGAGACAAGTTGTATGGCTGAGTCCCACTTCATACACATCTTGTAGAAGGCATTGGAGGAATTCTTGTGTTTGCTAAAAAAGGAAGTCAGCTGGAACTATAGTGCAGGGGTTAGAGCTTCCCCAAAGTGACTCTGGCAGATGTCACCATCACATTGTACAGACAATGGTGATGGAGCCATGAAATCTTCAGAGAGATTTCAGGAGAGGATGGTCTGGGATCTGAAATAGCAAGAGGTCTTACCTGTAGAAAATGGCATGAAGTAGTCACTCTTTTTGAAGGTACCATTTGCATTCAAGAAATGTCCTGGGtcaaatttttctggatttggaaATTCCTTGCTATCATGTAGGACAGAAGTCAGCATAGGAAATATCAGAGTGTCCTGaattaacaaaaaagaaaggtaCAATGGAGATATGTTAAAGCAAGGAGGCACTAAGAAGTTCCCAGTGCTAAACAGAAGAGTAGTCAAAGTTTAACCACTTTTAAATGAACCAGTTTTTAATGCATGGAAATATATGCCATTGGTATGGCAAAGATGTTTTTTAGTGAATTTTAATAGTTTGTTTAGAGTATTTAATATTGCTTCCAAATAAATTACAACTTACActgatgtgaaaaaaaaaaacaacccagaaatATCTCTCTCTTTATACAGAGGTTGCAAAagtattcttcttttttttctaatacaAGGGACTGGACACAATAACTTCCAGAGTccccttccaaaaaaaaaatcatttcagtATCACAtttcaatgcttttgaaaataaataaaatacaaagaacTAATAATTGTTTTCAAGAGATTATGACCTTTCTTGGACACAGTGTAACAGACCTTGGGGATAAAATAGTCTCTGAACTTGGTGTCTCTGATTACAGCATGTGGGACATTAGTGGGAAGGAAATCGATGTATCTCTGGATTTCGTGGATCACAGCATCTGTAAAGGGCATCTGGCTGCGATCTGACATGCGAGGGCTTCGGTCTCGGCCGATCACGGAATCAATCTCCTTCTGCATCTTCTCTGTTGAGAAATCAGTAAATGTTGAATGAACAAGTCCCCCATCTGTTTGCCTTAACCTCTCTCCATATTTACAACAAAATATGCTTTTAGCATGCCAggaatatataattatatttagTACTAACATCTGCTTCTCGTGAAGACAACTAAGACGTATATACATTTCCACATGGCAAAAACATACTTCCTTAGGGGACTATTGGCACATGTGGTAGTGACAGGAATTGTCCAAACTGATCCCACAACCTATTAAAAAGTTTTAAACTATTTCTTTGCATTACCTACTATCTCTGGGTATTTATGGAGAATCAGAATTGCAAATCTCATTGTGATGCTTGTGGTCCCTGTTCCTGCAAGGAACAAGTCGAGTGTGGTTCTGCTCAAGGTCTCAACGGTGAATACTGAGTGGTCATTCCCTTTCTCCTGCAGGAACATTTGGGAGAAGGTTTTGAATGACAAACCCAAGGAGtttgcttaaaaagaaaaatcctgtaCCCATACTGTAGGTTTATGAACACATCtaaca
Proteins encoded:
- the BLOC1S2 gene encoding biogenesis of lysosome-related organelles complex 1 subunit 2 isoform X1, with the translated sequence MAAAAEGPPEAGAQPAKQDPAVETAEEAKEPAEADINELCKDMFSKMATYLTGELTATSEDYKLLENMNKLTSLKYLEMKDIAINISRNLKDLNQKYADLQPYLEQIDLIEEQVAALEQAAYKLDAYSKKLEAKYKKLEKR
- the BLOC1S2 gene encoding biogenesis of lysosome-related organelles complex 1 subunit 2 isoform X2, coding for MFSKMATYLTGELTATSEDYKLLENMNKLTSLKYLEMKDIAINISRNLKDLNQKYADLQPYLEQIDLIEEQVAALEQAAYKLDAYSKKLEAKYKKLEKR